One window of Podarcis raffonei isolate rPodRaf1 chromosome 15, rPodRaf1.pri, whole genome shotgun sequence genomic DNA carries:
- the MDH2 gene encoding malate dehydrogenase, mitochondrial, translating into MFSRLTRPASAALRRGFATSSQNNAKVAVLGASGGIGQPLSLLLKNSPLISRLNLYDIAHTPGVAADLSHIETRAEVKGYLGPEQLPESLKGCEVVVIPAGVPRKPGMTRDDLFNTNATIVANLAAACAQHCPEAMICVIANPVNSTIPITSEVFKKHGVYNPNKIFGVTTLDIVRANTFVAELKGLDPARVNVPVIGGHAGKTIIPLISQCTPKVDFPQDQLTALTGRIQEAGTEVVKAKAGAGSATLSMAYAGARFVFSVLDAMNGKEGVIECSFVRSEETECPYFSTPLLFGKNGIEKNLGIGKISPFEEKMVAEAVSELKASIKKGEEFAKSMK; encoded by the exons ATGTTCTCCCGCCTTACCCGGCCCGCCTCCGCCGCGCTCCGCAGAGGGTTCGCCACCTCCTCCCAG AACAATGCTAAGGTGGCCGTGCTTGGTGCTTCTGGTGGGATTggccaacctctctctctcctactGAAGAACAGCCCCTTAATCAGTCGTCTCAACCTCTATGATATTGCTCACACTCCTGGTGTAGCAGCTGACCTCAGCCACATCGAAACGAGAGCTGAAGTGAAAG GTTACCTAGGACCTGAGCAGTTGCCAGAGTCTCTGAAGGGCTGCGAAGTTGTTGTTATTCCAGCTGGTGTTCCTAGAAAGCCGG GCATGACCCGCGATGACCTTTTCAACACGAATGCCACCATTGTTGCTAACCTGGCAGCTGCTTGTGCCCAGCACTGCCCTGAAGCCATGATCTGTGTGATCGCAAATCCG GTCAATTCTACCATCCCAATTACTTCTGAGGTCTTTAAGAAGCATGGGGTATACAACCCCAACAAAATTTTCGGCGTCACAACACTGGACATTGTCCGAGCAAACACTTTTGTGGCTGAACTGAAG GGCTTGGATCCAGCTCGTGTAAACGTTCCTGTGATCGGCGGCCATGCAGGAAAGACTATCATCCCTCTGATTTCTCAG TGTACGCCCAAAGTAGATTTCCCTCAGGACCAGTTGACAGCCCTTACTGGAAGGATTCAGGAGGCTGGGACTGAGGTTGTCAAGGCAAAAGCAGGTGCAG GATCAGCCACGCTCTCTATGGCTTATGCTGGTGCCCGGTTTGTTTTCTCCGTCCTGGATGCGATGAATGGGAAGGAGGGGGTCATCGAGTGCTCTTTCGTCCGGTCAGAGGAAACCGAGTGCCCATATTTCTCCACGCCACTGCTGTTTGGG AAAAACGGCATTGAGAAGAACCTAGGCATTGGCAAGATTTCTCCTTTTGAAGAGAAGATGGTGGCAGAGGCGGTTTCGGAGCTGAAAGCTTCCATCAAGAAAGGGGAAGAATTTGCCAAGAGCATGAAGTGA